From a region of the Campylobacter showae genome:
- a CDS encoding DNA polymerase III subunit gamma/tau, which translates to MLQALALRYRPRNFSELVGQEAVSTSLTHALDENRLTHAYLFSGLRGSGKTSSARIFSKALVCDHGPTSQPCEQCANCIAANEGRHIDIIEMDAASHRGIDDIKGLIEQTKYAPAIARFKIFIIDEVHMLSTPAFNALLKTLEEPPPYVKFILATTDPLKLPATVLSRTQHFRFRQISRPDVVAHLDFILNRENVPHEKEALEILARSGAGSLRDTLTLLDQAIIYAKGELTQSAVAQMLGLLDPQRIEEILSLVMSGDKPAVSAVVAQLESYDAEMVIDEITANLKANFLAQSPKYSLLLYERFFRILSQARSMLSVSSDGGFVLGVMLFMMIEAINLKSIDEMIAVDAREKFADSHARAVSNFTSGRGEAAKFTAPAQTGQISPSTDGSNLTGANGAKLASQNGAAQGRNLSAQTLAGSANLNAKMPQEMGEQTLAAKTQNPAYEAFLAKIYDRSFDLGECFKNCIEFLEFSDGCMSLASSAAGEDQRRLREGSKVILQILRSLFGESAKIKITPKQSPEIGAQKQKGAVNLGDEHASAEKSDDAKTVSNHESGKFDADVAPENLSQNEQAQEPEPSNLTENLFSDSKGESVTAVPSEQNLDAKFESGEQGEQTQNLTPQTQAGTFQTANDSAPSTQANSDSLRDETASLNLNENESNLTQSSQIQAGLERPTEPKFAPDFESMRDDTHDFHEAYSLKFKSDDGTLAGADLAFLDDELRRLEGQNVAKTEQKPSSAAKFNQNHTPQTASFGEPPFDPEDVSEMFSEVAEYNDGLFEQDASESVNAAVRQNLDTVNYLSGEEFQSESNFNDSSLSETNFNAQNPAPNLVAKTQADPKAAKNQAVLKEAKRLFGEPEILEI; encoded by the coding sequence GTGTTGCAAGCATTAGCGCTTAGATATAGACCGCGAAATTTTAGCGAGCTCGTAGGCCAGGAGGCCGTCAGCACCAGCCTCACGCACGCTCTGGACGAGAACCGCCTCACTCACGCCTACCTTTTTTCGGGGCTTCGCGGCAGCGGCAAGACCTCAAGCGCGAGGATATTTTCAAAGGCGCTGGTTTGCGATCACGGACCGACTAGCCAGCCCTGCGAGCAGTGCGCCAACTGTATTGCCGCAAACGAAGGCCGCCATATCGATATCATCGAGATGGACGCGGCCAGCCACCGCGGTATCGACGATATAAAGGGGCTCATCGAGCAGACCAAGTACGCTCCGGCGATCGCTCGCTTTAAGATTTTTATCATCGACGAGGTGCACATGCTCTCCACACCCGCGTTTAACGCGCTGCTAAAGACGCTCGAGGAGCCGCCGCCCTACGTCAAATTTATCCTGGCTACGACCGATCCGCTCAAGCTCCCAGCCACGGTGCTATCGCGTACGCAGCATTTTAGATTTCGCCAGATCTCGCGCCCGGACGTCGTCGCGCATCTTGATTTTATCCTAAACCGCGAAAACGTCCCGCACGAAAAAGAGGCTCTCGAGATCCTCGCTCGTAGCGGCGCAGGCTCGCTGCGCGATACTCTTACGCTGCTAGATCAGGCTATCATCTACGCCAAGGGCGAGCTCACGCAAAGCGCCGTCGCGCAGATGCTAGGACTCCTTGATCCGCAGCGCATAGAGGAGATTTTATCTCTCGTTATGAGTGGCGATAAACCTGCTGTGAGCGCGGTGGTAGCGCAGCTAGAGAGCTATGACGCCGAGATGGTGATAGATGAGATAACGGCCAATCTCAAGGCGAATTTCCTCGCGCAAAGCCCGAAATACTCACTACTTTTGTATGAGAGATTTTTTAGGATCCTCTCGCAGGCGCGCTCGATGCTAAGCGTTAGCAGCGACGGCGGATTCGTGCTTGGCGTGATGCTTTTTATGATGATCGAGGCGATAAATCTAAAATCGATCGACGAGATGATAGCCGTTGATGCGAGAGAAAAATTTGCGGATTCGCATGCGCGCGCGGTTTCAAATTTCACGAGCGGACGAGGCGAAGCGGCTAAATTTACTGCTCCTGCGCAGACTGGTCAAATTTCACCCTCTACGGACGGATCAAATTTGACGGGTGCAAACGGGGCTAAACTCGCCTCGCAAAACGGCGCGGCTCAGGGGCGCAATTTGAGCGCTCAGACTCTAGCCGGCTCGGCAAATTTAAATGCCAAGATGCCGCAGGAGATGGGCGAGCAAACCCTCGCTGCGAAAACTCAAAACCCCGCCTATGAGGCGTTTCTAGCCAAAATTTACGACCGCAGCTTTGATCTTGGCGAGTGTTTTAAAAACTGCATAGAGTTTTTGGAGTTTTCGGACGGTTGCATGAGCCTAGCATCAAGTGCGGCGGGCGAGGATCAGCGGCGGCTTCGCGAGGGTTCAAAGGTGATTTTGCAGATCTTGCGCAGTCTTTTTGGCGAGAGCGCAAAGATAAAGATAACTCCCAAGCAAAGCCCAGAAATAGGGGCGCAAAAGCAAAAGGGTGCGGTAAATTTGGGTGATGAGCACGCTAGCGCGGAAAAATCTGATGACGCCAAAACTGTTTCAAACCATGAGAGTGGCAAATTTGACGCGGACGTCGCGCCTGAAAATTTAAGCCAAAACGAGCAAGCGCAAGAGCCCGAGCCCTCAAATTTGACTGAAAATTTGTTTTCGGACAGTAAAGGTGAGAGCGTGACGGCTGTGCCCTCAGAGCAAAATCTAGACGCTAAATTTGAAAGCGGCGAGCAGGGCGAGCAAACGCAAAATTTGACGCCGCAAACGCAGGCGGGTACTTTTCAAACGGCTAACGACTCAGCGCCGAGCACGCAAGCTAATAGCGACTCTCTACGCGACGAAACCGCGTCCTTAAATTTAAACGAAAACGAGTCAAATTTGACGCAAAGCTCGCAAATTCAGGCGGGTTTAGAGCGGCCGACAGAGCCTAAATTTGCGCCTGATTTTGAGAGCATGCGCGATGACACGCACGATTTTCACGAGGCGTATTCGCTAAAATTTAAGAGCGACGATGGCACCCTAGCAGGTGCAGATCTGGCGTTTTTAGACGACGAACTAAGGCGGCTAGAGGGCCAAAATGTCGCAAAAACGGAGCAAAAACCAAGCAGCGCCGCTAAATTTAACCAAAACCACACGCCGCAGACGGCTAGCTTCGGCGAGCCGCCGTTTGATCCTGAAGACGTGAGCGAGATGTTTAGCGAGGTGGCCGAGTATAATGACGGCCTTTTTGAGCAAGACGCAAGCGAGTCTGTAAACGCGGCTGTAAGGCAAAATTTAGATACGGTAAATTATTTAAGCGGCGAAGAGTTTCAAAGCGAATCAAATTTTAACGACTCGTCCTTAAGCGAGACAAATTTTAACGCTCAAAATCCTGCGCCAAATTTGGTCGCAAAAACTCAAGCCGATCCTAAGGCTGCAAAAAATCAGGCGGTTTTAAAAGAAGCCAAGCGACTATTTGGAGAGCCTGAAATTTTAGAAATTTGA
- a CDS encoding minor capsid protein, with translation MPFCYFWQGATVKAWNNGLNADQKKRLERELKIGVSLGETTPMLAQRIAQALQKNKRDATAIALTGAGAIVSEIRQAFFEANAGVIKCYKYQATLDTRTSELCRAYDGLTWDKDYKPIGHNFPFRKPRVNTHFNCRSTIIPVTKSWDELGARGMDEASGRTRSSMNGYVPQDMTFNDWLKTQSPEVIEKTLGKGRAELFMQGKITMRDLITQQGRALDLRDIYKKKRLNEYDTRNVKHFDIPRKLAKRINLKTDTIRGSIDYLYEKHPEMFINKDDLKNQIIDALRNPEFIKEATFKADGVIIGKSIDDKKKKMIDIGININDGVIFHINKKRWDTTIKALKNR, from the coding sequence ATACCGTTTTGCTATTTTTGGCAGGGCGCTACCGTCAAAGCGTGGAACAACGGACTAAACGCCGATCAAAAAAAGCGCCTTGAACGCGAGCTAAAAATAGGCGTGAGTTTAGGCGAGACTACGCCGATGTTAGCCCAAAGAATAGCGCAGGCTTTGCAAAAAAACAAACGCGACGCTACGGCTATCGCTCTAACCGGAGCGGGCGCAATAGTAAGCGAAATTCGCCAAGCCTTTTTTGAAGCAAACGCGGGCGTCATAAAATGCTACAAATACCAAGCCACGCTAGATACTCGCACGTCTGAGCTATGTAGAGCCTACGACGGCCTAACGTGGGATAAAGACTACAAACCTATCGGGCATAACTTCCCGTTTCGCAAACCGCGCGTAAATACTCATTTTAATTGCCGTAGCACCATAATACCCGTAACCAAAAGCTGGGATGAGCTGGGCGCCCGGGGAATGGACGAAGCAAGCGGTCGCACTAGGTCAAGTATGAACGGCTACGTGCCGCAGGATATGACGTTTAACGACTGGCTAAAAACCCAAAGCCCCGAAGTGATAGAAAAGACGCTAGGCAAAGGCAGAGCCGAGCTATTTATGCAGGGTAAGATCACTATGCGGGATTTGATAACGCAGCAGGGGCGTGCACTTGATTTGAGAGATATTTACAAAAAGAAAAGGCTAAACGAATACGACACCAGGAACGTGAAGCATTTTGATATTCCGCGCAAACTAGCTAAAAGGATAAATTTGAAAACGGATACCATACGGGGCAGTATTGATTATTTATATGAAAAACACCCCGAGATGTTTATTAACAAAGATGATTTAAAAAATCAAATCATAGACGCCTTGAGAAACCCTGAATTTATAAAAGAAGCTACATTTAAAGCTGATGGCGTAATTATCGGCAAGTCGATAGACGATAAGAAAAAGAAAATGATTGACATCGGCATAAATATAAACGACGGCGTGATTTTTCACATAAACAAGAAGCGTTGGGATACCACAATAAAAGCTTTAAAAAATAGGTAA
- the rho gene encoding transcription termination factor Rho: MENNATQPANSTQESQKTTKKYPNSRTHIPVDGHKIEELRMLSLDELVQIANSVGVENPREFRRQDLIFEILKTQTKQGGFILFTGILEITSEGYGFLRSVDANLSDSSNDAYVSNSQIRKFALRVGDIVTGQVREPKDQEKYYALLKIEALNYMPLIEAKERPLFDNLTPLFPTEKLRLEYDPMKLTGRVLDLFTPLGKGQRGLIVAPPRSGKTELMKELAHGIARNHPESHLMVLLVDERPEEVTDMQRCVKGEVFSSTFDLPAMNHVRVAELVIEKAKRLVEMGKDVIILLDSITRLARAYNTVTPPSGKVLTGGVDANALHKPKRFFGAARNIEHGGSLTIIATALIDTGSRMDEVIFEEFKGTGNSEIVLDRNISDRRIYPAINVLKSGTRKEELLQKPDELQKIWAIRSAIATMDDVEALKFLYAKMLKTKDNKELLSILNE; the protein is encoded by the coding sequence ATGGAAAATAACGCAACCCAGCCTGCAAATTCCACGCAGGAAAGTCAAAAAACGACCAAAAAATATCCAAACTCGCGCACTCATATCCCCGTCGACGGCCACAAAATCGAAGAACTAAGAATGCTAAGCTTAGACGAGCTAGTGCAGATAGCAAACAGCGTCGGCGTCGAAAATCCGCGCGAATTTCGCAGACAAGATTTGATATTTGAGATCCTAAAAACCCAAACAAAACAAGGCGGATTTATACTTTTCACGGGCATTTTAGAGATCACGAGCGAGGGCTACGGCTTTTTGCGCTCGGTAGACGCGAACCTCAGCGACAGCTCAAACGACGCCTACGTATCAAACTCTCAAATTCGCAAATTTGCCCTGCGTGTGGGCGACATAGTGACGGGTCAAGTACGCGAGCCAAAAGATCAGGAAAAATACTACGCCCTGCTAAAAATCGAAGCGCTAAACTATATGCCGCTAATCGAGGCCAAGGAGCGACCGCTATTTGACAACCTAACGCCGCTTTTCCCGACGGAAAAACTTCGCCTCGAATATGATCCTATGAAGCTAACGGGCCGCGTGCTCGATCTCTTTACACCACTTGGCAAGGGTCAGCGCGGCCTCATCGTCGCCCCGCCTAGAAGCGGTAAAACCGAGCTCATGAAAGAGCTAGCCCACGGCATCGCGCGCAACCATCCAGAGTCTCATCTCATGGTGCTACTCGTGGACGAGCGTCCAGAGGAGGTCACCGACATGCAGCGCTGCGTAAAGGGCGAAGTGTTTAGCTCGACGTTTGACCTGCCTGCAATGAATCACGTGCGCGTCGCCGAACTCGTCATCGAAAAGGCCAAGCGCCTCGTAGAAATGGGCAAGGACGTCATCATCCTGCTAGATAGCATCACCCGCCTAGCGCGTGCGTATAACACCGTAACTCCGCCAAGCGGCAAGGTACTAACCGGCGGCGTGGACGCAAACGCCTTGCACAAGCCGAAACGCTTTTTTGGCGCGGCGCGAAACATCGAGCACGGCGGTAGCCTCACCATCATCGCCACTGCACTCATCGACACGGGCTCACGTATGGACGAGGTGATTTTCGAGGAGTTTAAAGGCACGGGCAACAGCGAAATCGTACTAGATCGCAACATCTCCGATCGCCGAATCTACCCGGCTATCAACGTACTAAAATCAGGCACCAGAAAAGAGGAGCTACTACAAAAACCGGACGAACTACAAAAGATCTGGGCTATCCGCTCGGCTATCGCAACGATGGACGACGTAGAGGCGCTTAAGTTTTTATACGCCAAGATGCTAAAAACCAAGGATAACAAAGAGTTGCTTTCGATACTAAACGAATAG
- a CDS encoding cation transporter: protein MMDFKDGKREKTIIKTALIGIVTNFFLAAVKIFIAIVSNPVALISDAVNNLSDAGSSIITIFGSKLASKIPGEAPPLRLRQDRVYRRSYRFGHRVDVRISVSKNFGRKYFCT from the coding sequence ATGATGGATTTTAAAGATGGCAAGCGCGAAAAAACGATAATAAAAACCGCGCTTATCGGCATAGTTACAAATTTTTTCTTAGCCGCGGTGAAAATTTTTATCGCCATAGTCTCAAACCCGGTCGCTCTGATATCAGACGCCGTAAATAACCTCAGCGATGCAGGCTCAAGTATCATCACGATATTTGGCTCAAAACTAGCTAGCAAGATACCGGGCGAAGCCCCACCCTTACGGCTACGGCAGGACCGAGTATATCGGCGGTCTTATCGTTTCGGTCATCGTGTTGATGTTAGGATTTCAGTTTCTAAAAACTTCGGTCGAAAATATTTTTGCACCTGA
- a CDS encoding cation diffusion facilitator family transporter, with protein MVLMLGFQFLKTSVENIFAPEPTSFTMPFLAFLFCAIFVKFALGFYYKKIGKQTKSISLKAVGQEALGDAIISCVILASAALSYFADIQIDGYAGALASLFIIINGVLLIKETFDKIIGQRVEKEISDEIYAAVNRCEIVRGAYDLILHNYGAQRYVGSVNVEIDEHLPLSEVSQRLNELQIEIYKIYRIYLVFGVYSVNLGQDESRACVANLLSEFSSVRGFHAFFIDSKKKSVRFDVVVDFAEKNLSRLRAEIEREVALSFPGYKIFIVIDREFA; from the coding sequence ATCGTGTTGATGTTAGGATTTCAGTTTCTAAAAACTTCGGTCGAAAATATTTTTGCACCTGAGCCCACCAGTTTTACGATGCCGTTTTTGGCGTTTTTGTTTTGCGCGATATTCGTCAAATTTGCGCTCGGCTTTTACTATAAAAAGATCGGCAAACAGACCAAATCTATCTCACTAAAAGCCGTAGGACAGGAGGCTTTGGGCGACGCGATCATATCGTGCGTGATCCTTGCTTCGGCTGCGCTTTCGTACTTCGCCGACATCCAGATAGACGGATATGCGGGTGCTTTGGCGTCGCTTTTTATTATCATAAACGGCGTACTTTTGATAAAAGAAACTTTTGATAAAATCATCGGCCAGCGCGTCGAAAAGGAGATCAGCGACGAAATTTACGCCGCCGTAAATCGCTGCGAGATCGTGCGCGGCGCATACGACCTGATACTTCACAACTACGGCGCGCAGCGATACGTGGGCTCGGTAAACGTCGAGATAGACGAGCATTTGCCTCTTAGCGAGGTTTCGCAGAGGCTAAACGAGCTTCAAATCGAGATTTATAAAATTTACAGGATTTATCTGGTTTTTGGCGTTTATAGCGTAAATTTGGGGCAGGACGAGAGCCGCGCCTGCGTGGCAAATTTGCTCTCGGAGTTTAGCAGCGTGCGCGGATTTCACGCGTTTTTCATCGATAGCAAGAAAAAGAGCGTGAGGTTTGACGTAGTGGTCGATTTTGCCGAGAAAAATCTAAGCCGTCTGCGCGCCGAGATAGAACGCGAAGTAGCGTTAAGCTTTCCGGGGTATAAAATTTTCATCGTGATAGATAGGGAGTTTGCGTGA